In one Denitratisoma sp. genomic region, the following are encoded:
- a CDS encoding SDR family oxidoreductase: MRVFITGASSGIGAALAAHYAARGAQLGLVARRAEVLAGIARGLPGSPALYTADVADAQAMQEAAQDFMARFGVPDVVIANAGVSVGTLTEHAEDIAVFGRVIQTNVVGLAATFHPFVAPMRAAGRGRLAGIASVAGMRGIPGAGAYSASKAAAITYLEALRVELRASGVKVVTVCPGYVATPMTAVNKYRMPFILPADVAARRIARVIDAGRGYAVVPWQMALVARAMKLLPNAAYDRLFKRAGRKPRGLKL; encoded by the coding sequence TTGCGCGTCTTTATCACCGGCGCATCCTCCGGCATCGGCGCGGCGCTCGCCGCGCACTATGCCGCGCGGGGCGCCCAGCTCGGCCTGGTGGCGCGCCGCGCCGAAGTCCTCGCCGGCATCGCGCGCGGGCTGCCCGGTTCCCCCGCCCTCTACACCGCCGACGTCGCCGACGCGCAGGCCATGCAGGAGGCGGCGCAAGACTTCATGGCGCGCTTCGGCGTGCCCGACGTCGTCATCGCCAACGCCGGCGTCTCCGTCGGCACCCTCACCGAGCACGCCGAGGACATCGCCGTCTTCGGCCGCGTCATACAGACCAACGTGGTGGGGCTCGCCGCCACCTTCCACCCCTTCGTCGCGCCGATGCGCGCGGCCGGGCGCGGACGGCTGGCCGGCATCGCCTCGGTGGCCGGCATGCGCGGCATCCCCGGCGCCGGCGCCTACAGCGCCTCGAAGGCCGCCGCCATCACCTACCTGGAAGCGCTGCGCGTCGAGCTGCGCGCGAGCGGGGTGAAAGTCGTCACCGTCTGCCCCGGCTACGTCGCCACGCCGATGACGGCGGTGAACAAGTACCGCATGCCCTTCATCCTCCCCGCCGACGTCGCCGCCCGGCGCATCGCCCGCGTCATCGACGCCGGCCGCGGCTACGCCGTCGTGCCGTGGCAGATGGCCCTCGTCGCGCGCGCCATGAAGCTCCTGCCCAACGCGGCGTACGACCGCCTCTTCAAGCGCGCCGGCCGCAAGCCGCGCGGCCTCAAGCTGTAG
- a CDS encoding thiol:disulfide interchange protein DsbA/DsbL — MHLNKWLGLLGLTFALIAGSASAQMRAGKDYKPLANPQAVETGEKIEVVEFFWYGCPHCFDLEPFLRKWTAKLPKDVEFRRIPAIPTERWAPNARTFYTLESLGLLERMHGEVFDAIHIDRVNLNDERIQLDWMAKKGVDRAKFAEAWKSFSVQSKTKRAAQLTQAYDVTGVPALVVDGKYFTSVSMTGSPEGLMQTLDSLIAKARAERPKKK; from the coding sequence ATGCACTTGAACAAATGGCTGGGCCTCCTCGGCCTCACCTTCGCGTTGATTGCCGGTTCCGCCTCTGCCCAGATGCGGGCGGGCAAGGATTACAAGCCGCTGGCCAACCCGCAGGCAGTCGAGACCGGCGAGAAGATCGAGGTCGTCGAATTCTTCTGGTACGGCTGTCCGCACTGCTTCGACCTCGAGCCCTTCCTCAGGAAGTGGACGGCGAAGCTGCCGAAGGACGTTGAGTTCCGCCGCATCCCGGCGATCCCCACCGAACGCTGGGCGCCGAACGCGCGCACCTTCTACACGCTGGAATCGCTGGGCCTGCTCGAGCGCATGCACGGCGAGGTGTTCGACGCCATCCACATCGACCGCGTGAACCTCAATGACGAGAGAATCCAGCTCGACTGGATGGCGAAGAAGGGCGTCGACCGCGCCAAGTTCGCCGAGGCCTGGAAGTCCTTCTCGGTGCAGAGCAAGACCAAGCGCGCCGCCCAGCTCACCCAGGCCTACGACGTCACCGGCGTGCCCGCCCTGGTGGTCGACGGCAAGTACTTCACCTCCGTCTCCATGACTGGCAGCCCGGAAGGCTTGATGCAGACCCTCGACAGCCTGATCGCCAAGGCGCGCGCCGAGCGGCCGAAGAAGAAGTAA
- a CDS encoding SPOR domain-containing protein yields MNTRKQGGGTLLGMFIGLVVGVVIAAGVVWYLNKTPLPFQEKGTRPPAEKHDEPRAAVPVVPEPLPGKPGDKVAEKPRFEFYKILPGSQEPVPQAEPKPAAAAPKPAGDALFLQAGSFQNPADADNLKARLALMGVEASVQQVTLPEKGIMHRVRIGPYANPDEMARVRTLLAQNGIQASVVRVKDGKDTRDAAN; encoded by the coding sequence ATGAACACACGCAAGCAAGGCGGCGGCACTCTCCTAGGCATGTTCATCGGCCTGGTCGTCGGCGTCGTCATCGCCGCCGGCGTCGTCTGGTACCTGAACAAGACGCCGCTGCCCTTCCAGGAGAAGGGCACCAGGCCGCCGGCCGAGAAGCACGACGAGCCCAGGGCCGCCGTGCCGGTCGTGCCGGAGCCCCTGCCGGGCAAGCCCGGCGACAAAGTGGCGGAAAAGCCGCGTTTCGAGTTCTACAAGATCCTGCCCGGCAGCCAGGAGCCGGTGCCCCAGGCCGAGCCGAAGCCGGCCGCCGCGGCGCCGAAGCCGGCCGGGGATGCCCTCTTCCTCCAGGCCGGCTCCTTCCAGAATCCCGCCGATGCGGACAACCTCAAGGCCCGCCTGGCGTTGATGGGGGTGGAGGCCAGCGTGCAGCAGGTGACCCTGCCCGAGAAGGGCATCATGCACCGCGTGCGCATCGGTCCCTATGCCAATCCGGACGAGATGGCCAGGGTCCGCACGCTGCTGGCGCAGAACGGAATCCAGGCCAGCGTTGTCAGAGTCAAGGACGGCAAGGACACCAGGGACGCCGCCAACTAA
- a CDS encoding DUF6290 family protein produces the protein MLSIRLPGTVEERLNALASETGRSKTALAREAILEYIDDLEDYYLAEARARRNRKAIPLNEVERKLGL, from the coding sequence ATGCTCTCCATCAGATTGCCCGGCACCGTCGAGGAAAGGCTGAACGCGCTGGCCAGCGAAACTGGACGCAGCAAGACCGCACTGGCGCGTGAAGCCATCCTCGAATACATCGACGACCTCGAGGACTATTACCTCGCCGAAGCGCGCGCACGGCGCAACCGCAAGGCCATCCCTCTGAACGAGGTGGAGCGAAAGCTTGGCCTTTGA